In one window of Chanodichthys erythropterus isolate Z2021 chromosome 23, ASM2448905v1, whole genome shotgun sequence DNA:
- the gimap4 gene encoding GTPase IMAP family member 4: MTSNRPSNSTADDLDPEEEKRLAAAAREANRLPELRLILLGWRWPGKSLTGNTILGREEFRLERAAEFSVKRETEVDRRKVTVVDTPGWFSAQTTPADYQQEMVRSVSMCTPGPHAFLLVIPVGMFTETDRARIEENLALFGEDVWKHTLVVFTWAEVLKDKSIERHIRRQGRDLQWVVDKCKKRYHVINNYIFGEHPQLPRLMEKVEKIVAEEGGYFILKADETKTHSQTQSLNTNSLKENRELGARPKQNGSCNSLRAMDVDPPQNLVEGAGI, translated from the exons CTGATGACCTCGACCCTGAGGAAGAGAAACGGTTGGCGGCAGCCGCCCGTGAAGCTAACCGTCTCCCCGAGCTCCGTCTGATCCTGCTGGGCTGGAGATGGCCAGGGAAAAGCCTGACCGGCAACACCATCCTTGGGCGTGAAGAGTTTCGTCTGGAGCGTGCCGCCGAATTCAGTGTGAAGCGTGAAACTGAGGTGGATCGGCGCAAAGTAACAGTAGTAGACACTCCTGGCTGGTTTTCAGCCCAGACCACACCGGCAGACTACCAGCAGGAGATGGTCCGAAGTGTAAGTATGTGCACACCTGGACCCCACGCATTTCTGCTGGTCATACCAGTGGGCATGTTCACCGAAACGGACCGGGCTCGTATAGAGGAGAACTTGGCGCTGTTTGGGGAGGACGTGTGGAAGCACACCTTGGTGGTGTTCACCTGGGCAGAGGTTTTGAAGGACAAGTCTATTGAAAGGCATATACGAAGGCAAGGTCGTGACCTTCAGTGGGTGGTGGACAAATGTAAGAAGAGGTACCATGTCATCAATAACTATATTTTTGGCGAGCACCCGCAGTTGCCTCGGCTGATGGAGAAGGTTGAGAAGATTGTAGCTGAAGAAGGTGGTTACTTCATCCTTAAGgcagatgaaactaaaacacaCAGTCAAACTCAGAGTCTGAACACCAATTCACTGAAAGAGAACAGGGAGCTTGGCGCTAGACCCAAACAGAACGGCTCCTGCAACTCGCTGCGGGCCATGGACGTGGACCCTCCACAGA ATTTGGTTGAAGGAGCGGGTATCTAA